The Pseudomonadota bacterium genome segment GATCCGGTGAAGATCGCCAGAGAGTACCAGGATGGCGGGGCCAGCGCTCTTTCCGTGCTGACCGATGTTGATTTTTTTCAAGGGTCGCTTGACTATATTCCGGCGGTCCGCCGGGAGGTCAATCTGCCGGTGATCCGCAAGGATTTCATTATCCATGAGGCCCAGATCAAGGAGGCAAGCCGCTACGGGGCTGACGCCATACTGCTGATCGCCGCGATTCTTGACCGGTTCCAGATCAGGGATTACCTGGAGATGGCGGGAGGGCTGGGAATGGACTGTCTGGTGGAAGTTCATGACGAGAAGGAGGCCGAGGTTTCAATCGAGGCCGGTTCCCGGCTGATCGGGGTCAATAACCGGAACCTGCGGGATTTCACGGTGGATCTCAACACCACGCTGCGAGTCAAGGCCATGGTTCCAGGCGAGATCCCGGTGGTTGCGGAATCGGGAATCAGGGATTCTACCGACGTGAGGAAGATGGCCGAAAACGGAGTTGCCGCAGTCCTGGTGGGAGAGAGCCTGATGCGGGCGGCAGACCGGGCAGGTGCGTTGCGGGAACTCCTGGGAAGATCATAACGGTGGTTGCCGGGGTGCGACGTTCTCGGCCAGGTATACAACAGTCCCTCGTTCACCTTGAGCCTTTTGAAGGGGTTGAAGGATGGATGACAATAATAATCCAATAACGAAAAGCATTTGCCACTCGTGGAAGAAGGAGCATGAATTTCAGGACCAGAATAAAGATCTGCGGAATTACCAATGGGGCGGACGCGAGACATGCGATTGCCGCAGGGGTTGATGCCCTCGGTTTTATCTTTGCAGCGAAAAGCCCCAGAAAAGTGGAACCGGAACTGGTAAGAGAGATTGTCGGTGAGATCCCGCCGTTTGTCGATGCCGTCGGGGTGTTTGTCAACGAAGACCCCGATCTGGTGAGTGACATTGCCAAGTACTGCGGGTTGACCATGATTCAGCTGCATGGCCAGGAGAATGTTGATTATTGCCGTCTGATGCCCAGAGCGGTCATCAAAGCCTTCCAGGTGAAAAATGATACGCCTGGCGCTGATTTTCAGTCTTTTAAAGGTGTGGTTGCCGGATACCTTCTGGATACCTATCACGAAACAATGGCCGGCGGCACCGGCAAGAGTTTTGACTGGGAGATTGCCGGCAGACTGGAGATTCCCGGGCCGGTCATTCTCGCCGGGGGAATCGGCCCCGCCAATGTCGAGACTGCGATCAGGACCATGAACCCATTTGCGGTTGATGTGAATTCAGGGGTTGAAACCGAACCTGGCATTAAAGATCATGTTAAAATTAATGAATTGGTCAGTATTGTTCGCAGATTTGATGCGGAATTAATGGACCGACAGTTTTAGAGAAGGCTTGCAAATAAGTAGAAAATGGTGGCCTGGTTATATGCCTGCCGTTCTTTATGAGCTGATTCCCATCGAATTTCATAATGGGAAACAACCTTATCATTTCGACATATTATACTTAAGAGCGTTCCTCGCGCCTACAAGGAAAAGCGATTTCCTCAGAGCGTCCCTCGTGTCTCTCGCGCCATACGGGAATACGGTTTTTATCGGTTGGTCAAATTTTTGGCGAAACGCGAAAAAGCTGATACTTATCATCTTGCAGATTGAAGTTTGAGACTTCATATTGTAAGATGGCAGGCATGATTCCACGCCACGCTCAGACCAGAGCCCTGCAGCTCTCCGAGGGGTTTCCCATTGTTGCCCTGACCGGGCCGCGGCAGTCGGGGAAGACCACCCTGGCTCGGGCGTTGTTCCCGGATCGGGCTTATGTGAGCCTCGAAGATCCGGAAGAAAGAGAGTTCAGCTTACGTGATCCCCGGGGCTTTCTGGCCCGCTTCAATGACGGGGCGATCATCGACGAGGCCCAGCGCGTCCCGGATCTTTTCTCCTACCTGCAAACCCTTGTCGATAGCCGTCGCCGCATGGGGGATTTTATCCTGACCGGTTCGCAGCAGTTCGGTCTGCGTTCCGGGATCAGCCAGTCGCTGGCCGGACGGGTGGGCCTCATCCAACTGCTGCCCTTTTCCATGTCGGAATTGGCCGGAGCGGGACTCCTTGCCGAGGGTCTGGACGAGCTCATGTGGCGCGGTGGCTACCCCCCGCTCTATGACCGCCCACTCACTCCGGACCTCTGGTTTCCCAACTACGTTGCCACCTATCTGGAACGGGATGTTCGGCAGGTATTGGGCGTCAGGGATCTCGACCTCTTTCAACGCTTCGTGAAACTCTGCGCCGCACGCACCGGCCAACTCCTCAACCTCTCATCCTTGGCCGCCGACTGTGGAATTTCCCATGTAACGGCGCGGGAATGGCTGAGCGTATTGGAGGCGAGTTACATCGCCATCCGTCTGCCGCCTTATTTCCGCAATTTCGGCAAGCGTCTGGTCAAGACCCCAAAACTCTATTTTCTCGACCCGGGGCTTGCCGCCTGGTTGATCGGCATTCGCGACAGCGAAACCCTCAACATCCATGCCCAGAGGGGGGCGCTGTTCGAAACCCTGGTGGTTTCCGAGTTCATCAAGCAGCGTTACAACCAGGGCCAACCCGCCGACCTTTATTTCTGGCGGGACAATGTCGGTCACGAAATCGATCTTTTATTCGAATCCGGCCGGAAACTTCAGGCCGTGGAGGTAAAGTCAGGCGCCACCTTTGCCGCCGACTGGCTGGTCGGGGTCAATAAATGGCGAGGTTTGACCGGAGAAGATTCTCTGTCGCCCTGGATCGTCTACGGTGGTAACGAGGGGTATCAACGGCAAGGCGCACGGGTTTTGGCCTGGAAAGAGCTTGCCGGACTGACGGCCGGTCGAGAAAATAAATGATCCGGTTGCCGGTTGCCGCTATACGGCTAACCGGCATGGCTGAACCGGATCGGACGAAACATGAAAGTCGGCCGATTCAGCTCGTACAAGCGAAACGGCTTCGCCAGACATTCAAATAAACACTCAGCTGCGATTTACTGATCACCCCGTCACTCACTCCCTATTTGCCGGAAAGATCAAGAACGACGATCTGCGGGACGGTGCCGGCGAATTTCAGGGCCAGGCGCAGTTCTTTGGCGGTCTGGGCCTCGTCTTTTGGGGTTCCCGGAAAGAAGAGCGCTCCGTATGCGATCTGGCCGGGCAGAATGGGCTGATTCTGCATCGATTTTTCAGCCAGATCCTGGCGGATGCGCCGACCGGTCTTTGCATAGGCATCCGCCCCGCCCATGATGGTTCCTGCGGCTGCGCCGATCACCGCCCCCTGGCCCATGGCTTCACCGACATTGTTGCCGCT includes the following:
- the trpC gene encoding indole-3-glycerol phosphate synthase TrpC — protein: MSDILDVIVARKREEVKALLQKPVKSFHEPVDPPRGFIAHLLEAEEIAVIAEAKKASPSKGVICKDFDPVKIAREYQDGGASALSVLTDVDFFQGSLDYIPAVRREVNLPVIRKDFIIHEAQIKEASRYGADAILLIAAILDRFQIRDYLEMAGGLGMDCLVEVHDEKEAEVSIEAGSRLIGVNNRNLRDFTVDLNTTLRVKAMVPGEIPVVAESGIRDSTDVRKMAENGVAAVLVGESLMRAADRAGALRELLGRS
- a CDS encoding ATP-binding protein, which produces MIPRHAQTRALQLSEGFPIVALTGPRQSGKTTLARALFPDRAYVSLEDPEEREFSLRDPRGFLARFNDGAIIDEAQRVPDLFSYLQTLVDSRRRMGDFILTGSQQFGLRSGISQSLAGRVGLIQLLPFSMSELAGAGLLAEGLDELMWRGGYPPLYDRPLTPDLWFPNYVATYLERDVRQVLGVRDLDLFQRFVKLCAARTGQLLNLSSLAADCGISHVTAREWLSVLEASYIAIRLPPYFRNFGKRLVKTPKLYFLDPGLAAWLIGIRDSETLNIHAQRGALFETLVVSEFIKQRYNQGQPADLYFWRDNVGHEIDLLFESGRKLQAVEVKSGATFAADWLVGVNKWRGLTGEDSLSPWIVYGGNEGYQRQGARVLAWKELAGLTAGRENK
- a CDS encoding phosphoribosylanthranilate isomerase, with the protein product MNFRTRIKICGITNGADARHAIAAGVDALGFIFAAKSPRKVEPELVREIVGEIPPFVDAVGVFVNEDPDLVSDIAKYCGLTMIQLHGQENVDYCRLMPRAVIKAFQVKNDTPGADFQSFKGVVAGYLLDTYHETMAGGTGKSFDWEIAGRLEIPGPVILAGGIGPANVETAIRTMNPFAVDVNSGVETEPGIKDHVKINELVSIVRRFDAELMDRQF